The Montipora foliosa isolate CH-2021 chromosome 1, ASM3666993v2, whole genome shotgun sequence genome has a window encoding:
- the LOC138007219 gene encoding transcription factor HES-2-like: MNEEGRAKEPRKASKPIMEKRRRARINESLNELKVLILEATRKDNSCYSKLEKADILEMTVQHLKNLKNQQVSAGILPSNQASLANYRAGFNQCASEITRLLTGLGNTDSALRTRLLEHLATRCLVTKPMDAPETRGHLPEASCANQMILPRPSPSANTLPFVSHLHSGQKLLPPKMQYQLAPYPISNGKVAVLLPTMNPYLMESTSAVTQPSLFPVFGKDPKKSTFQGGLVPVGMDTRPFF, encoded by the exons ATGAACGAAGAAGGAAGAGCAAAAGAGCCCAGAAAA GCCTCCAAACCCATCATGGAGAAAAGAAGACGAGCGAGAATAAACGAAAGCTTAAACGAACTCAAAGTGTTGATTCTGGAGGCCACGAGAAAGGAT AATTCCTGTTACTCCAAGTTAGAAAAGGCCGATATATTAGAGATGACGGTTCAACACTTGAAGAATCTTAAAAATCAACAAGTATCAGCAG GTATTCTGCCATCAAATCAAGCTTCTCTTGCTAACTACCGTGCTGGCTTTAATCAATGCGCATCAGAAATTACTCGATTGTTGACTGGTTTAGGAAATACAGACTCCGCCTTAAGAACAAGACTGCTGGAACATCTGGCCACCCGTTGCCTGGTGACCAAACCAATGGACGCTCCTGAAACCAGGGGGCATTTACCTGAAGCATCTTGTGCAAATCAAATGATTTTACCAAGGCCGTCACCATCAGCAAATACTCTACCCTTTGTTTCTCACTTACACAGTGGTCAAAAACTGTTACCACCAAAAATGCAGTATCAGTTGGCTCCTTATCCCATATCAAACGGCAAAGTCGCAGTGTTACTGCCAACAATGAATCCTTATCTTATGGAGTCGACGTCCGCTGTTACGCAGCCAAGCTTATTTCCCGTCTTTGGTAAAGATCCCAAGAAGAGTACTTTTCAAGGAGGACTGGTACCTGTAGGAATGGATACCAGGCCTTTTTTCTAG